From the Deinococcus gobiensis I-0 genome, the window CCCCGGCGGCACGCTGCTGCTGGAACTCGACCCCCGCAACGCCCCGACCCTGGCGGCCGAGCTGCGTGCCGGGGGCTGGGCGGCCGAGGTCCGCGACGACCTGACCGGGCGGGGGCGTTTCGTGTCGGCGCGCCGGGGACCGTCCGAGTGAGTTGAACGTCCCTGTACGCCCGGATTCAGGAAATGTTAAGTTACCCGCAGGCAGCCAGGCCCAGCGCTGGAGCTGCACTTTTTCTTTTCCAGTCGCGTCCCGCGAGACGCCCCGGCCTCGAGACGGAGCCGGTAAGTTCGTCCGAGAGACGACATTGGAGCCCCTGAATGCAGAAGACGAAGGCAGCGGAGCGTCGCCCCGAGCACTTGCGGGGGGCGCTTTTCCTACTTAGGGAGGCGGCGGTATGACCAGAGGCAAGCAGCTGTACGAGGGCAAGGCCAAGCGCGTGTACGCGACCGCGAACCCGGCCGAGTATGTGGTGGAGTACAAGGACGAGGCCACGGCCTTCAACGCCCAGAAGCGCGGCGAGTGGGCGGGCAAGGGCGCGACCAACAACGCCATTACGGCGCATCTGTACCCGCAGCTCGAGGCGGCGGGCATTCCGACGCACTTTATCGGGCAGCTGTCCGAGCGCGAGCAGCTGGTCAAGGCCGTGAGCATCATTCCGGTCGAGGTCGTGGTGCGTAACGTCGCCGCCGGAAGCTTTTCCAAGCGCCTGGGCGTCGAGGAAGGCACGCTGCTGACCCACCCCGTCGTCGAGTACTGCTACAAGTCCGACGCGCTGGGCGATCCGCTCATCAACGACGACACGGCCATCGCGCTGGGCTGGGCCACCGAGCCGCAGCTGCGCCGCCTGCGCGAGCTGGCCCTGAAGGTGCGCGCCTTCCTGGTGCCGTATTTCGAGGCGCGCGGCGTGCGCCTGATCGACTTCAAGCTGGAGTTCGGCACGCTGGCCGACGGGACCGTGGTCCTGGCCGACGAGATCAGCCCCGACACCTGCCGCTTCTGGGACGCCGAGACGAACGAGAAGATGGACAAGGACCGCTTCCGCCGCGATCTGGGCGGCGTAGAAGACGCCTACGCCGAGATGCTGCGCCGCGTGACCGGCCCCGCCCAGCGCTGAGCCGCCCGCCCCACCCCACCCTCCGGAGTCCTGCCATGCCCCACTACACTGCTAAGGTTTACGTCACCCTCAAGCCCAGCATCCTCGACCCCCAGGGACGCACCGTCGAGCGCGCCCTCTCGCACCTGGAGCACGACAACGTGTCGGGCGTACGCATCGGCAAGTACATCGAACTGAACCTGAACGGGGAAAAGGCCGAGGTCGAGGCGCAGCTGCGGGACATCACCGAGAACGTGCTGAGCAACCCCATCATGGAAGACGCCCGCTGGGAGCTGAACGAGGCGTGAAAACCGCCGTCATCCAGTTTCCGGGCTCCAACTGCGACGCCGACGCCCTGCACGCCGCGAAGCTGATGCTGGACGAAGGCGCGCAGTTCGTGTGGCACACCGAAACCCAGTTGCCCGAGGGCACCGAACTGGTGTTCCTGCCCGGCGGCTTTTCCTACGGCGACCACCTGCGTTCGGGGGCCATCGCCGCCCGCAGCCCGGTCATGAACGCCGTCAAGGCCCACGCCGAGGCCGGAGGCTACGTGCTGGGCGTGTGCAACGGCTTTCAGGTGCTGACCGAGGCGGGGCTGCTGCCCGGCGCCCTGTCGCGCAACCGCGAACTGCACTTTCTGTGCAAGCCCGTGAAACTGCGCGTCGAGAACCACCAGACCGCCTACACGGCCGCCTATGCCAAAGATCAGGTGCTGGAGATTCCGGTGGCGCACGGCGAAGGCAACTACTACGCCGACGCCGAGACGGTCGCCCGCCTGGAAACCGAAGGCCGCGTGGTCTTCCGGTACGTGGACAACCCCAACGGCAGCCTGAACGACATCGCGGGCATCGTGAACGAGGGCGGCAACGTGCTGGGCATGATGCCCCACCCCGAGCGCGCAGTCGAACTGCTGCTGGGCAGCGAGGACGGCCGGGGGCTGTTCGAGTCGCTGCGGGCCGGCCGGAAGGGCGCATGATCCTCGGGGACTACCTGGCCGGCGAGTACCGCAGCGAACTGGAGCTGTTCCGCGCCGCGCTGGACAGCGTGCCCGACGAGCAGTTCTACGCCGCGCCCCTGAGCCACAGTCCCGCGTGGCACGCCCTGCACGTCGCCGACTGGCTGCGCCTGATGGTCGTGGACGACCGCACGCCCAACTACCACTACCTCGGCTGGGAGGACTCGGAGCGGGTGCGCGCCCTCGCCACGCAGCCCGCCCCCCTGGATGACACGGCCCCCCGCGCGGAGATCATGGCCCGGCTGGGCCAGATCGGCACGCAGGTGGGCGACTTCCTGACCGGCAAGGATGAGGCGGCGCTGGACGGCGAGGTCTTCAGCGCGGCCACGGCCAGCGGCACCCGCCCGCGCCTGACCGCCCTGGGCATGCAGCTGCGGCACGTCGCCTACCACAGAGGGCAAGTGCAGCTCGGCAAGAAGAGCCGCTGAAGATGGGAAACGAGCTGCCGCAGATAACGAGTCGTGACTTACTCCAACATACTGTGCAGTTCCCTCGGCTTACACCTGTCCCAAATCCAGCGCTTTCGACATGATCCGGCCCAGGCGAGTGCGTCCTGTCATCGCTCTGTTGGGTGTATTGGCCGCCTTGTATGTCACTTTCATTCATCCACCATTGGTTTTGACTGCTGGGCCAGGAGATTACGCAGATGCCCGTACACACTGCCAGCAGGTAAGAAGAAATTATGTTCAGAGCGAAGGCGCCAGCTCCAGCTCAGAAAATAAGAACTGGCTTGACGGCGTCACCAATCCATACACAGAGCTTCTTGCCGACCGCGAATACGACCGGTGTATGTCGAATGTCAGCACGCGCCTTCCCGAACTTGTCCTTCAGCTTGCGGTCATCGCCGTGAGCACGCTCGCCCTGTATTGGGCAATGAGGTTTTTTCTATGACCCAGTCCCTTCCCTCCCTGCGTGACCGCGCCGCCACCTTCGGCCTGAGTGCCGAGGAATACGACCTGCTGGTGAGCCGCATCGGGCGCGAACCCAACGCCCTGGAAGCCGCCATCGTCGGCGCGATGTGGTCCGAGCACTGCGGGTACAAGAACAGCCGCCCCCTGTTCTCGGCCTTTCCGACCACCGGGCCGCAGGTGCTGCAAGGCCCCGGCGAGAACGCGGGCGTGGTGGACATCGGGGACGGCTGGGGCGTGGCCTTCAAGATGGAGTCGCACAACCACCCCAGCGCGGTCGAACCCGTGCAGGGCGCGGCGACCGGCGTGGGCGGCATCCTGCGCGACATCTTCGCCATGGGGGCGCGGCCCTTCGCGGTGCTCGACTCCCTGCGCTTCGGCAACCCCGACAGCCCGCGCACCCGCTTTCTGCTCAACGGCGTGGTCGAGGGCATCGCGCACTACGGCAACGCCATCGGCGTGCCCACGGTGGGCGGCGAGGTGACCTTCCACCCCAGCTACCAGGAAAACCCGCTGGTCAACGTGATGGCCCTGGGCCTGCTGCGCCACGAGGACCTCGCCAAGGGAACGATGGGCGAGGTGGGCAACCAGATCGTGTACGTCGGTTCCAAGACCGGGCGCGACGGCCTGGGCGGGGCGGTATTCGCCTCGGCCGACCTCAGCGACGCCTCGCAGGCCGACCGCCCCGCCGTGCAGGTGGGCGACCCCTTCATGGAAAAGCTGCTGCTGGAAGCCACGCTGGAGGCCATCCAGGCGGGCGTGGTGGCGGGCGTGCAGGACATGGGCGCGGCCGGACTGGTGTCCAGCACCTGTGAAATGGCCTACCGCGCCGAACTGGGCATCACCATGGACCTGAACAAGGTGCCCACCCGCGAGTCGGGCATGGTGCCCATGGAACTGTGCCTGAGCGAGTCGCAGGAGCGCATGATCCTGGTGCCGGTGCCGGGCCGCGAGCAGGAACTCCACGACCTGCTCGCCAAGTGGGAGCTGGACGTGGTGACCATCGGCGAAGTGGAAGCCCACAACAACTACCGCCTGACCTGGAACGGCGAGGTGGTGTGCGACCTGCCGGTGGCCCTGCTGAACGAGGCCCCCAAGTACACCCGCGAGGGCGTCGAGTCGCCCGAGATCGCAGCGGCGCGGGAACGCGACCTGAGCGGCGTGGCGCTGCCCGGCGACCTGGGCGCGGTCCTGACCGACCTGCTGGCGCACCCCACGATTGCCAGCAAGCGGGCCATCTTCCAGCGCTTCGACCATCAGGTCATGACGAACACGGTCGTGGTGCCGGGGGCCGCCGACGCCGCCGTGCTGCGCGTGAAGGGCAGCGGCATGGGCGTGGCCGCGACGAGCGACTGCAACCCGCGTTTCGTGCAGCTCGACCCCTATACCGGGGCCGCCGCCGCCGTGGCCGAGGCCGCGCGCAACCTCGCCTGCGTGGGCGCGACGCCGCTGGCGATCACCGACAACCTGAATTTCGGCAACCCGCACCGCCCCGAGGTGTACTTCCAGCTCCAGCAGGCCGTGCAGGGCATCGCGGACGCCTGCCGCGCCCTGAACACGCCGGTCACGGGCGGCAACGTCAGCCTCTACAACCAGTACGTCGAGGAAGGCCGCACCGTCGCCATCCACCCCACCCCGACCATCGGCATGGTGGGCGTGCTGCCCGACGTGACCGTGCGCGCGACGATGGACCTGAAGCCCGGCGCGCACACGCTGTACCTGCTGGGTGCTCATGCCGACTCGGTCGGGGCGTCGCAGTACCTCGAAACGGTGCACGGCCTGGAAGCCGGGCGCGTGCCGGCCCTGGACCTGGGGCTGGAGCAGCGCGTGATCGACGGCACGCTGGCCCTGATCCGTTCGGGCCTGACCACCACGGCCCACGACTGCGCCGAGGGTGGCCTGGCCGTGGCCCTGGCCGAGATGGCGATTGCGGGCGGGCGCGGCCTGAAGGTGTCGCTGGACGCCCCGGCCGACGTGCGTGCCGACGCCCTGCTGTTCGGTGAGGCGCACAGCCGCGTGGTCGTGGCCGTGCCCGTGGGCCGCGAGGGCGAGGCCGAGACCAGGCTGGGCGAGCTGAACGTGCCGTTCGCGCTGCTGGGTGACAGCCGCGACGAATTGGAGGGCGTGACCATTGCCCTGCCGGCGCACAACGTACACTTGAGCGTGAACCTTGAGACGCTGAAGGCCGCCTTCGAGTCGCCGCTGACGGAGATCCTGGGATGATCTTCGACGAGGTGACCGACAAGCCGCAGGACGAGTGCGGAGTCTTCGGGATGTACTCGGCCTCGCCGTGCGACCTGGCGTGGATGACCTACCTGGGTATGTTCGCGCTGCAACACCGGGGCCAGGAAGCGGCGGGCATGTGCGTCAGCGACGGCGAGAAGTTCCATGTCGAGAAGGACCTGGGGCTGGTGACGCAGGTGTTCGACGAGCGGCGCCTCGACAGCGTGCGCCTCGCCAACGCCCGCGTGAGCATCGGGCACGTGCGCTACAGCACGACCGGCAGCAACCTGCGCTTCAACGCCCAGCCGCTGACCACCCGCACCAACAAGGGCATTCTGGGGCTGGCGCACAACGGCAACTTCGTGAACGCCCGCGAGGTCCGCAACGATATGCTCATGCAGGGCGCGCTGTTCCAGACGACCAACGACAGCGAGGTCATGCTCAACCTGATCGCCCGCGAGGCCGACCTCGACCTGATCGAGGCGACGGCGGCGGCGATGAAGCGCCTCAAGGGCGGGTTCGCCTGCGTCTTGATGAGCCGCACGCAACTGCTGGGCTTCCGCGACCCCAACGGCGTGCGCCCGCTGGTGATCGGGCAGCGCGACGCCGAGAACGGGCAGCCGGGCGCCTACGTGATCGCCTCGGAACCCTGCGCCCTGTATGCGGTGGGGGCGCGCCTGCTGCGCGACGTGCTGCCCGGCGAACTGGTGTGGGTGGACCGCGACGGCCTGCACTCGCTGATGGTGGACGCCAAGGTGCCCACCCCCTGCTCGTTCGAGTGGATCTACTTCGCGCGCTCCGACAGCACGCTGGACGGTGTGGACGCCCACGCCAGCCGCATCCGCATGGGCGAGCAGCTGGCGCGCGAGCGGCCGGTCGAGGCCGACATCGTGGTCCCGGTGCCGGATTCGGGCATCGGGGCGGCCATCGGGTACGCCCGCGAGAGCGGTATTCCCTTCGACTACGGCCTGTACAAGAATCCCTACGCGGGCCGCACCTTCATCGCCCCCACGCAGGAGGCGCGCGAGCTGAAGGTCAAGATGAAGCTCTCGCCCACGAGTGCCGTGCGCGGCAAGCGGGTCGTGCTGGTGGACGACAGCATCGTGCGCGGCACCACCAGCCGCCAGATCGTGAACCTGCTGCGCGAGGCGGGGGCCACGGAAGTCCACTTCCGGGTGAGCAGCCCGCCCATCAAGCACCCGTGCTTTTACGGCATCGACACCGCTGCCCGCAAGGAACTGGTCGCCAGCACGCACAGCATCGAGGAAATCCGCGACCTGATCGGGGCCGACACCCTGAGCTTCATCAGCGAGCAGGGGATTCGGGAAGCCGTCAGCGGCCCCGGCCTGTGCCTGGCATGTTTCAACGGCGAATACCCCGCCGGAACACCGCTATTGAATGATGTAGATAAGCTGGCGCTGGAAGTTTGAAGGGGCTAATCTGATAGCCCATGGTGGGTTTCCCAAACTTTTTCCCTGATGCGTGTCCACCATTGGACATAACGCCTGCGAATGGCACATTTTATCGTATGGTGAAGGCTATACCACAGCAAC encodes:
- the purF gene encoding amidophosphoribosyltransferase; translation: MIFDEVTDKPQDECGVFGMYSASPCDLAWMTYLGMFALQHRGQEAAGMCVSDGEKFHVEKDLGLVTQVFDERRLDSVRLANARVSIGHVRYSTTGSNLRFNAQPLTTRTNKGILGLAHNGNFVNAREVRNDMLMQGALFQTTNDSEVMLNLIAREADLDLIEATAAAMKRLKGGFACVLMSRTQLLGFRDPNGVRPLVIGQRDAENGQPGAYVIASEPCALYAVGARLLRDVLPGELVWVDRDGLHSLMVDAKVPTPCSFEWIYFARSDSTLDGVDAHASRIRMGEQLARERPVEADIVVPVPDSGIGAAIGYARESGIPFDYGLYKNPYAGRTFIAPTQEARELKVKMKLSPTSAVRGKRVVLVDDSIVRGTTSRQIVNLLREAGATEVHFRVSSPPIKHPCFYGIDTAARKELVASTHSIEEIRDLIGADTLSFISEQGIREAVSGPGLCLACFNGEYPAGTPLLNDVDKLALEV
- a CDS encoding DinB family protein, with product MILGDYLAGEYRSELELFRAALDSVPDEQFYAAPLSHSPAWHALHVADWLRLMVVDDRTPNYHYLGWEDSERVRALATQPAPLDDTAPRAEIMARLGQIGTQVGDFLTGKDEAALDGEVFSAATASGTRPRLTALGMQLRHVAYHRGQVQLGKKSR
- the purS gene encoding phosphoribosylformylglycinamidine synthase subunit PurS, whose amino-acid sequence is MPHYTAKVYVTLKPSILDPQGRTVERALSHLEHDNVSGVRIGKYIELNLNGEKAEVEAQLRDITENVLSNPIMEDARWELNEA
- the purL gene encoding phosphoribosylformylglycinamidine synthase subunit PurL, encoding MTQSLPSLRDRAATFGLSAEEYDLLVSRIGREPNALEAAIVGAMWSEHCGYKNSRPLFSAFPTTGPQVLQGPGENAGVVDIGDGWGVAFKMESHNHPSAVEPVQGAATGVGGILRDIFAMGARPFAVLDSLRFGNPDSPRTRFLLNGVVEGIAHYGNAIGVPTVGGEVTFHPSYQENPLVNVMALGLLRHEDLAKGTMGEVGNQIVYVGSKTGRDGLGGAVFASADLSDASQADRPAVQVGDPFMEKLLLEATLEAIQAGVVAGVQDMGAAGLVSSTCEMAYRAELGITMDLNKVPTRESGMVPMELCLSESQERMILVPVPGREQELHDLLAKWELDVVTIGEVEAHNNYRLTWNGEVVCDLPVALLNEAPKYTREGVESPEIAAARERDLSGVALPGDLGAVLTDLLAHPTIASKRAIFQRFDHQVMTNTVVVPGAADAAVLRVKGSGMGVAATSDCNPRFVQLDPYTGAAAAVAEAARNLACVGATPLAITDNLNFGNPHRPEVYFQLQQAVQGIADACRALNTPVTGGNVSLYNQYVEEGRTVAIHPTPTIGMVGVLPDVTVRATMDLKPGAHTLYLLGAHADSVGASQYLETVHGLEAGRVPALDLGLEQRVIDGTLALIRSGLTTTAHDCAEGGLAVALAEMAIAGGRGLKVSLDAPADVRADALLFGEAHSRVVVAVPVGREGEAETRLGELNVPFALLGDSRDELEGVTIALPAHNVHLSVNLETLKAAFESPLTEILG
- the purQ gene encoding phosphoribosylformylglycinamidine synthase subunit PurQ, coding for MKTAVIQFPGSNCDADALHAAKLMLDEGAQFVWHTETQLPEGTELVFLPGGFSYGDHLRSGAIAARSPVMNAVKAHAEAGGYVLGVCNGFQVLTEAGLLPGALSRNRELHFLCKPVKLRVENHQTAYTAAYAKDQVLEIPVAHGEGNYYADAETVARLETEGRVVFRYVDNPNGSLNDIAGIVNEGGNVLGMMPHPERAVELLLGSEDGRGLFESLRAGRKGA
- the purC gene encoding phosphoribosylaminoimidazolesuccinocarboxamide synthase, yielding MTRGKQLYEGKAKRVYATANPAEYVVEYKDEATAFNAQKRGEWAGKGATNNAITAHLYPQLEAAGIPTHFIGQLSEREQLVKAVSIIPVEVVVRNVAAGSFSKRLGVEEGTLLTHPVVEYCYKSDALGDPLINDDTAIALGWATEPQLRRLRELALKVRAFLVPYFEARGVRLIDFKLEFGTLADGTVVLADEISPDTCRFWDAETNEKMDKDRFRRDLGGVEDAYAEMLRRVTGPAQR